TTACTCACGTTGGCTGCCATGTCTGCTATAGTTGCAAATAGAGAATCACAATTGTGTTGGTATTAGTGTTTCTTCTAGATTCTCATTGAGCTAATCTTCAATTTCAGATTCCTGCAGTGTATAGATCGTTCCATCCTTCCCTAAAAGATGATGTCTGGAGAGCGGCCAGAGTGTGATGCCAGAATGTGCAACCAAAACCAGAGGTCAACTGGTTGTCAATTCACGAATGAGTTTATACTCGACTGCTCAAGACCACAATCGACTTCTTCAGTGGTTGCACCAGATACTCCGATTCAGTCTCCAACAAATTTTGCTGAGATGACCCAAGTTCCAATGCAGCCTTTGTGGCCACAGTATCAACCCCTGACACCAGAGATTACACCGAAAaaccaaatggcacacttttcACTGCCTGTTCCACATCACTTGATGCCAAGTAAACAAGCTGCAGGTATGCATACTTTTATGCCTCCAGACTTGTAAGTCCATTTGCTACTTTCCTCATGCTTTTCCTCCATGCTACTTTCTCAGTTGTTTATGAGATTTATTATGACTTTTTTATTGGTTTTGTCTTGTTTCAGCACCTAAAGCTGCTGGAAGACCACGCGGTCCAAAGTTTGTTTGGACTCGTGAGCAGAAGTTGCTTCTTGAAGAATACTACAAGTTGAACCCTTTTAGTAATCCTTCTGTGGTTGAAATCTTCATACAGAAGTGGGAAATTCCTCCCCAGAAAGTCAAGGTAAGCTTAGACTTAAAGATTAGAAATTGTTCATTCTTTTGGTGGTGTCTGCTTCGCATTGTTCCATTATTATTCCCTTCCTCTTCAATGATCCCTTTCTTCTAGACGTAAGATCATATTCAACCCTCATATAGAACTACccttcaaattttcatttcagtgtTGGTTCCAGAACCGCCGCTCAAAGGACCGGAAGAAAATGAAAGATGAGCAGGCAGCCGCAGCCGCTGCAGCCCAGGCAAGAGATGGTTCAACCCCGCCAGCAATTGTCTCATCAACAGATAATGCTCCAAAGAAGAAGCGCCCTGCTGCCAGGATGAAACTGCCCCCTCAGTACCCATACTTTCCAAACACTGGGTTCATGCCTGGCTATGATCAGTCTTACCTCCACAGCATTGGCACACAGAATCCTGTTCAGTTTTCTGTTGCGCCATATTATTCAAATTACCCAGCATTGATGTCGAGAATAAGCAATAGATTCTGTGCTCCAACATACTCAGACAAACTATATCCTTACCAACCAGCTGTCAATATGCCAAAAGGACCTATCTACTCAAAGGAAAAGAACTATGCTGAAAAAACACAGAACTACCAGTTTGGTGGTATGGAGTCTTCCAAGAACTATTTCGTTCCTCCAACATCTTACTCTCAATCCGTTGGGATTCCGAAAGTTGCTACCTCCTACTCGCCAAAGGCCATGGCCACATACACAGCTAGTGTGGGTGGTATGATGACTCCAATGAACTTGCCCTTCATGACTCAGATGGATCAGACTAATGCTAAAACAGCATACTCCAGTGCACCAGCCCAAAGAGGATATCAAGCACCAGTGTTCAGGAGTAATCATAAGTTTTTTCGACCACTCTATGATCAGAACTACACCTACCCTGACGTATATGGCAGGAGCATCAACCAGGAGCAGTCAAAGAGTGATGGTGTGGACCAGAGTGGTATCGAACCAGTCTCTCCCCAGTCAGATATCAGCGAATCTGCCCCTTCCAAGTCTGATGGTGATGACTGCCCACCAGAGGAGACTGTTCTACCAGAGAATCTTTCTGTTAGGCCAGAGAATCCGGCTTCAATTGCAAGCAGCAGTTCTCCCTCGTCACCTGCTGTTGATACTAGTGCTTCCGCAAGTTCTGATTTTTTGGTTGCCAACGATTCTCCCGCTTTGACCCCACCATTTACCCAGAAATCCCTAGGTTCTTCTTCAGCAAATGGTTCTTCCACTCTTGTCTCTTCAGTTGCCTCTTCATCGAGTGGTCCTTCAACAGTGGCCTCTACTGGTTCTAGCACTGCCATTATCTCCTCTGAGTTCAGTGAAGCTATTGTTGTCACAGCTGCTACTGCCTGTCCTGCCACCACTGAGAGTGGCAAAGTTTTGTTAGGTTCTTCAGTGGGATCCACTTGCAGCTTGCCTTTCAAGGAGGACAAGTTTTCTCAAGGAGCTTCCAACGCATACAAGGATTTGTCGCTGAGTTCCTATGATAAGGAATCTCATCCCATTGCCTGGAAGAATGCTGATCCGAATGACTTCGATGATTCTACTTCAAGTGCATACAACGATTCTGATTCGATTTCCTACAAGACTTCTGATTCAAATACGTACAAGGAAGCTCTTCCCAATGCCAACAGAGATGACACCATGGAGTCTGGCCTGTTTTCTACCTCAAGCTACTTTCCGTACAATAGCATGTACATGGGTTTGCCCACCAATCCTGTTCCGGCACATACCAAAAGTTGGATGCCTAGTGATGCCAGAAATGCAGGATGGTCCGAGTCGACACCAATGGATGAGAACAACAACATACTAGTTGGTAACTATGAAAAGCAAATCGATGGTGCAAGAAGGTTGCAGATGATGTCTGAGCTGATGTTGCAGATGCAGCAAAAACATATGATGTTGCTCCCGAAGGATGAGTTCAGTCCAAGCAATGATGGGGAAAGACCACCAAGCTGTGAGACTAGTCTTGATGGCGAGTGTAGTGAAGTGACCTATTCAGATATTGAACAGAACTGAAGTTGGGAcaaagttttgttttatttgcaaGTCAGTTATTATGTTGATGGGGAAAGATGGAGCCCTGAATCTAGTCTAGATGGTGATATGTGTTGCAGTGAAATGACCTATTCAGATCGAACACTTCTAGTCTAGGTGGTGATGTAGTATTAAAATGACATATTTAGATATGGAGTATAACTGAGTTTGGGACAAAGTTGGTTCAATTTGCAAGTAAGCAATGACATTGATTTTTGATGGTGCTATCCTATGATAGAATATGTCCTTGTTTTGTCTAGAAAGCAACTCTTGGAAAATAATGGCCGGTTGGTACGTTCTGAGGATAATTTTGTTGTCGATTAAAACTGCTGATTATATTTTTGTGCCAGTGAAACCCTTTGGTTGGCTCAGGCTTGTGTATCAAAGTTCCTCCACCTTAGATAATTGTACCTGTAGAAAATTGTAGCAAGAAGGTGATCCATTTATTTTGAATGTAAATATCTGGATGAGGTGATGAGATATGATTTTGAGTTACATTTTGT
Above is a window of Lineus longissimus chromosome 3, tnLinLong1.2, whole genome shotgun sequence DNA encoding:
- the LOC135484736 gene encoding uncharacterized protein LOC135484736 translates to MMSGERPECDARMCNQNQRSTGCQFTNEFILDCSRPQSTSSVVAPDTPIQSPTNFAEMTQVPMQPLWPQYQPLTPEITPKNQMAHFSLPVPHHLMPSKQAAAPKAAGRPRGPKFVWTREQKLLLEEYYKLNPFSNPSVVEIFIQKWEIPPQKVKCWFQNRRSKDRKKMKDEQAAAAAAAQARDGSTPPAIVSSTDNAPKKKRPAARMKLPPQYPYFPNTGFMPGYDQSYLHSIGTQNPVQFSVAPYYSNYPALMSRISNRFCAPTYSDKLYPYQPAVNMPKGPIYSKEKNYAEKTQNYQFGGMESSKNYFVPPTSYSQSVGIPKVATSYSPKAMATYTASVGGMMTPMNLPFMTQMDQTNAKTAYSSAPAQRGYQAPVFRSNHKFFRPLYDQNYTYPDVYGRSINQEQSKSDGVDQSGIEPVSPQSDISESAPSKSDGDDCPPEETVLPENLSVRPENPASIASSSSPSSPAVDTSASASSDFLVANDSPALTPPFTQKSLGSSSANGSSTLVSSVASSSSGPSTVASTGSSTAIISSEFSEAIVVTAATACPATTESGKVLLGSSVGSTCSLPFKEDKFSQGASNAYKDLSLSSYDKESHPIAWKNADPNDFDDSTSSAYNDSDSISYKTSDSNTYKEALPNANRDDTMESGLFSTSSYFPYNSMYMGLPTNPVPAHTKSWMPSDARNAGWSESTPMDENNNILVGNYEKQIDGARRLQMMSELMLQMQQKHMMLLPKDEFSPSNDGERPPSCETSLDGECSEVTYSDIEQN